From Temnothorax longispinosus isolate EJ_2023e chromosome 3, Tlon_JGU_v1, whole genome shotgun sequence, one genomic window encodes:
- the Su(z)12 gene encoding polycomb protein suz12-B isoform X1: MPPKKREKDLDGQKGPRMDQIQADHELFLQAFEKPTQIYRFLRTRNQISPIFLYRNLTYMRQRMSRSHKSRRGFKAETILDKLVKKQEQNCGVRGYMTLTFLGFYDKRVEVSQEPVKVETLLLKICHKKRKDVSSPVMQVSVGTSEVPINPSESQPPSKASTISIPNESFSLNNGHIAKTYMLLLRVYCMSNNGCLITNCDLEEPAQKRRKSSLGAIKVNGEEVKQYGSELTVYDKHNRCLLTDGEYELGLQEVQTNVRSSPKKHSSWETVADIKDCEPFDMFRQGPTLKFRLSWTMEPSNGLVDRPMPIPPIPSGDNKENRSANAGFERSSSVNHNNNSTNNNNNATLPTPSPLTPSSRISISNEKVDANGTQQIVYQFLYNNNSRQQTEACEDLHCPWCSLDCGKLYSLLKHLKLCHSRFTFTYVPIPQGARIDVAINECYDGSYAGSPHELISQPSSIPFSRTGPTRRTSVTNIVVCRPKRTKPSLSEFLELDENEFENQRPYITGHNRLYHHTVTCLPIYPKEMDIDSEGENDPRWLQTKTMMMIDDFTDVNEGEKELMKMWNLHVMKHGYVGDCQIPLACQMFLENKGKELLMKNLYRNFVLHMCSLFDFGLISPVILYQTIQKLQEIMKEGGEDGDVRKVLQKSHESQVDHWMATGAHAHLMYDTFKGGVTGGVKINFNNDGSSSSSSNARRKTTTASMPLASPNSQNAKMHNNMHNIST, translated from the exons ATGCCGCCGAAGAAGCGGGAGAAGGATCTCGACGGGCAGAAGGGACCTCGTATGGATCAGATCCAGGCCGACCACGAGCTCTTTCTGCAGGCCTTCGAAA AACCAACGCAGATTTACCGGTTCCTCCGCACAAGAAACCAAATTTCA cCAATATTTCTATACAGAAATTTAACGTATATGCGGCAACGTATGTCCAGAAGTCACAAGTCACGGCGAGGATTTAAGGCCGAAACAATTCTGGataaattagtgaaaaagCAGGAACAGAATTGCGGTGTTCGCGGATACATGACTCTTACGTTTTTAGGATTTTACGATAAAAGAG TTGAAGTATCGCAGGAGCCTGTCAAAGTGGAAACATTGTTGCTGAAAATCTGccataagaaaagaaaagacgtTAGCTCGCCTGTCATGCAA GTTTCAGTCGGTACGAGTGAGGTTCCAATCAATCCTTCCGAGAGTCAGCCTCCATCGAAGGCATCCACGATTTCCATACCCAATGAATCCTTCAGCTTAAATAACGGTCATATAGCGAAGACTTATATGCTTTTGCTCAGGGTTTACTGCATGTCTAACAATGGCTGCCTTATAACTAACTGTGATTTAGAAG AACCAGCTCAAAAGCGTCGTAAATCGTCCTTGGGTGCGATAAAGGTCAATGGCGAAGAAGTGAAACAGTATGGCTCGGAGCTTACTGTGTATGACAAGCACAATCGATGCCTGTTGACGGACGGCGAGTATGAGTTAGGTTTGCAGGAAGTACAGACCAATGTTAGATCCAGTCCTAAGAAACATAGTTCTTGGGAAACTGTGGCCGACATCAAAGACTGCGAACCGTTCGACATGTTCAGGCAAGGACCGACGTTAAAATTCCGGCTCAGTTGGACGATGGAACCGAGCAACGGTCTGGTGGATAGACCGATGCCGATACCTCCGATACCGAGCGGCGACAATAAAGAGAATCGATCGGCCAATG CTGGTTTCGAACGTTCATCTTCCGTAAATCACAATAACAATagcacaaataataataataacgcaaCACTGCCAACGCCTAGTCCGCTAACGCCCTCGTCGAGAATTAGCATCTCCAACGAGAAGGTGGACGCTAACGGAACTCAGCAGATAGTCTATCAATTTTTGTACAACAATAACAGCCGGCAACAGACAGAGGCCTGCGAAGATCTACACTGCCCCTGGTGCTCGTTGGACTGCGGCAAACTGTACTCGCTTCTAAAGCATTTGAAGCTGTGTCATTCGCGATTCACATTCACATACGTG CCAATTCCACAAGGTGCCCGAATTGACGTAGCAATAAACGAATGCTATGATGGTTCGTATGCAGGTAGTCCTCACGAATTAATTTCACAACCGTCTAGTATACCTTTTTCAAGAACAGGACCAACCAGACGTACGAGCGTGACGAATATCGTGGTGTGCCGTCCGAAGAGAACGAAGCCAAGCCTGTCCGAGTTTCTTGAACTTGACGAGAATGAGTTTGAAAATCAGAGGCCTTATATCACCGGCCACAACAG ACTGTATCATCACACTGTAACTTGCCTGCCTATATACCCCAAAGAAATGGATATCGATTCCGAGGGTGAGAACGACCCTAGGTGGCTGCAAACAAAGACAATGATGATGATCGATGACTTTACGGATGTGAACGAGGGCGAGAAGGAGCTGATGAAAATGTGGAACCTGCATGTGATGAAGCATGGATACGTGGGAGACTGCCAGATACCACTAGCTTGCCAAATGTTCTTAGAGAATAAGGGGAAGGAGTTGCTTATGAAGAACCTCTATCGCAACTTTGTATTGCACATGTGCAGTCTGTTTGATTTTGGACTAATCAGTCCGGTGATACTGTACCAGACCATACAGAAGCTGCAAGAAATCATGAAGGAGGGCGGCGAGGATGGAGATGTGCGTAAAGTGCTGCAGAAATCACACGAGTCTCAGGTGGATCATTGGATGGCTACAGGTGCGCATGCACATTTAATGTACGACACATTTAAAGGTGGTGTGACGGGCGGTGTTAAGATCAACTTCAACAACGACGGTTCCTCGAGCTCGTCGTCGAACGCCAGGCGAAAGACGACAACCGCCTCCATGCCGTTGGCCTCGCCCAACTCGCAGAATGCCAAGATGCACAACAATATGCATAACATCAGTACGTAA
- the Upf3 gene encoding uncharacterized protein Upf3 isoform X2 produces the protein MTEEAQQQQQQSEGAGTTAGQTDSCSVPNDTQTASSDVGKAKDNKKEKCRPITKVVIRRLPPTMTQDQFLEQVSPLPEHDYMYFVKADMSLGQFAFCRAYINFMEQQDIFMFREKFDNYVFVDSKGVEYPAVVEFAPFQRLPKKRVGKKKDLKCGTIESDPYYISFLENLKNQDIDSSVAQSKTEYSYQPPDNTVKKITTTPLLEYLKLRKQEKQRLRDEKREERRRRDIERRRTKDDPVISKVLRNPDLDKESSKDDKENKEERDKLSPKELKNRTKRDEKIREKSMRDRETKPIIKGYRERVDDRNKEREIKQRRYDEKKPYGRRDEREERRIDLRDDRRYEMKEEFREPRDRKVEERRGKSYEKMRQEKKKLAETKKQIADANGDDNTNSKKAKEEHDIVQEKETGNGKESVYNGDDLRHAKDNECEPHNTAEDRITMDAVQNYQDSVEEGNGSVSADVNDEDDSEDKESKVVKRRNSLESSGEGGAGDGNCLRRHKSLDGGGQSNLQKNDNEEKEKDKKDPRLERRIRNKDRPAMEIYRPGMGKFSKQRLEREKSNDERASLSQSPTPNPSVSSAAGKSGKVSATEVRSMTFKRSITRDVA, from the exons ATGACCGAAGAagcgcagcagcagcagcagcagtccGAGGGTGCTGGGACTACTGCTGGACAGACCGACAGCTGTTCCGTGCCGAACGACACGCAGACCGCTTCGTCGGATGTCGGAAAGGCCAAAGAtaacaagaaagaaaaatgtcgTCCCATAACAAAG GTGGTGATCAGAAGGTTGCCCCCAACAATGACTCAGGATCAATTCTTAGAGCAAGTTTCTCCGCTGCCGGAACATGACTATATGTACTTCGTAAAGGCTGACATGTCCCTTGGCCAGTTTGCGTTTTGTCGCGCCTATATTAATTTCATGGAGCAACAAGACATCTTCATGTTTCGGGAGAAGTTTGATAACTACGTCTTCGTAGATTCTAAAGGTGTGGAATATCCCGCAGTAGTGGAGTTTGCACCCTTTCAAAGATTACCAAAGAAACGAGTGGGCAAGAAAAAGGATCTCAAATGCGGCACCATTGAGAGCGACCCGTATTACATAAGCttcttagaaaatttaaaaaatcaggACATTGATTCAAGTGTAGCCCaatcgaaaaccgagtattctTACCAACCACCAGACA ATACAGTGAAGAAGATCACGACAACTCCACTGCTCGAGTATTTGAAGCTTCGTAAGCAAGAGAAACAACGTCTTCGGGATGAAAAACGTGAAGAGAGGCGACGGAGGGATATAGAAAGACGGAGGACTAAAGACGATCCTGTTATTTCTAAG gttTTAAGGAATCCAGATTTGGATAAAGAATCGAGCAAAGACGATAAAGAGAACAAAGAGGAGAGGGATAAACTTTCGCCGAAGGAGCTGAAAAATAGAACTAAAAGAGACgagaaaataagagagaagtCAATGCGAGATCGAGAAACTAAACCTATCATTAAAGGGTATAGAGAGCGAGTTGACGATAGGAATAAGGAAAGAGAGATCAAGCAACGGCGATACGATGAGAAAAAGCCTTACGGAAGACGCGacgaaagagaggaaagaaggATCGATCTCCGAGACGACAGAAGGTATGAGATGAAGGAAGAGTTTAGGGAGCCCAGAGACAGAAAGGTAGAGGAAAGACGCGGAAAaagttatgaaaaaatgagacaagagaagaaaaagttgGCAGAAACGAAAAAACAGATTGCCGACGCCAACGGGGACGACAACACAAATTCAAAGAAAGCGAAGGAGGAACATGATATCGTACAGGAGAAGGAAACTGGAAACGGCAAAGAATCGGTATACAATGGAGACGATTTAAGGCATGCTAAAGACAACGAATGTGAGCCACATAATACTGCCGAGGATAGGATAACAATGGATGCGGTACAGAATTACCAGGATAGTGTGGAAGAAGGAAACGGTTCAGTCAGTGCAG ATGTCAACGATGAGGACGATTCCGAAGATAAGGAATCGAAAGTTGTAAAGAGGCGTAATTCTCTCGAAAGTAGCGGCGAAGGCGGTGCAGGCGATGGGAATTGCTTACGGCGTCACAAATCGTTAGATGGAGGAGGCCAAAGTAACCTCCAGAAGAATGATaacgaggaaaaagaaaaagataagaaagatCCACGATTGGAGCGTAGGATACGAAATAAG GATCGTCCAGCGATGGAGATTTATCGACCTGGCATGGGCAAGTTTAGCAAGCAACGACTGGAACGCGAAAAATCCAACGACGAACGGGCATCCCTGTCGCAGAGCCCCACGCCAAATCCCAGCGTCTCTTCCGCGGCCGGCAAGTCTGGAAAAGTTAGCGCGACGGAAGTACGCTCAATGACGTTCAAACGTAGCATCACTCGTGACGTAGCATAA
- the Su(z)12 gene encoding polycomb protein suz12-B isoform X2, with amino-acid sequence MPPKKREKDLDGQKGPRMDQIQADHELFLQAFEKPTQIYRFLRTRNQISPIFLYRNLTYMRQRMSRSHKSRRGFKAETILDKLVKKQEQNCGVRGYMTLTFLGFYDKRVEVSQEPVKVETLLLKICHKKRKDVSSPVMQVSVGTSEVPINPSESQPPSKASTISIPNESFSLNNGHIAKTYMLLLRVYCMSNNGCLITNCDLEEPAQKRRKSSLGAIKVNGEEVKQYGSELTVYDKHNRCLLTDGEYELGLQEVQTNVRSSPKKHSSWETVADIKDCEPFDMFRQGPTLKFRLSWTMEPSNGLVDRPMPIPPIPSGDNKENRSANAGFERSSSVNHNNNSTNNNNNATLPTPSPLTPSSRISISNEKVDANGTQQIVYQFLYNNNSRQQTEACEDLHCPWCSLDCGKLYSLLKHLKLCHSRFTFTYVPIPQGARIDVAINECYDGPTRRTSVTNIVVCRPKRTKPSLSEFLELDENEFENQRPYITGHNRLYHHTVTCLPIYPKEMDIDSEGENDPRWLQTKTMMMIDDFTDVNEGEKELMKMWNLHVMKHGYVGDCQIPLACQMFLENKGKELLMKNLYRNFVLHMCSLFDFGLISPVILYQTIQKLQEIMKEGGEDGDVRKVLQKSHESQVDHWMATGAHAHLMYDTFKGGVTGGVKINFNNDGSSSSSSNARRKTTTASMPLASPNSQNAKMHNNMHNIST; translated from the exons ATGCCGCCGAAGAAGCGGGAGAAGGATCTCGACGGGCAGAAGGGACCTCGTATGGATCAGATCCAGGCCGACCACGAGCTCTTTCTGCAGGCCTTCGAAA AACCAACGCAGATTTACCGGTTCCTCCGCACAAGAAACCAAATTTCA cCAATATTTCTATACAGAAATTTAACGTATATGCGGCAACGTATGTCCAGAAGTCACAAGTCACGGCGAGGATTTAAGGCCGAAACAATTCTGGataaattagtgaaaaagCAGGAACAGAATTGCGGTGTTCGCGGATACATGACTCTTACGTTTTTAGGATTTTACGATAAAAGAG TTGAAGTATCGCAGGAGCCTGTCAAAGTGGAAACATTGTTGCTGAAAATCTGccataagaaaagaaaagacgtTAGCTCGCCTGTCATGCAA GTTTCAGTCGGTACGAGTGAGGTTCCAATCAATCCTTCCGAGAGTCAGCCTCCATCGAAGGCATCCACGATTTCCATACCCAATGAATCCTTCAGCTTAAATAACGGTCATATAGCGAAGACTTATATGCTTTTGCTCAGGGTTTACTGCATGTCTAACAATGGCTGCCTTATAACTAACTGTGATTTAGAAG AACCAGCTCAAAAGCGTCGTAAATCGTCCTTGGGTGCGATAAAGGTCAATGGCGAAGAAGTGAAACAGTATGGCTCGGAGCTTACTGTGTATGACAAGCACAATCGATGCCTGTTGACGGACGGCGAGTATGAGTTAGGTTTGCAGGAAGTACAGACCAATGTTAGATCCAGTCCTAAGAAACATAGTTCTTGGGAAACTGTGGCCGACATCAAAGACTGCGAACCGTTCGACATGTTCAGGCAAGGACCGACGTTAAAATTCCGGCTCAGTTGGACGATGGAACCGAGCAACGGTCTGGTGGATAGACCGATGCCGATACCTCCGATACCGAGCGGCGACAATAAAGAGAATCGATCGGCCAATG CTGGTTTCGAACGTTCATCTTCCGTAAATCACAATAACAATagcacaaataataataataacgcaaCACTGCCAACGCCTAGTCCGCTAACGCCCTCGTCGAGAATTAGCATCTCCAACGAGAAGGTGGACGCTAACGGAACTCAGCAGATAGTCTATCAATTTTTGTACAACAATAACAGCCGGCAACAGACAGAGGCCTGCGAAGATCTACACTGCCCCTGGTGCTCGTTGGACTGCGGCAAACTGTACTCGCTTCTAAAGCATTTGAAGCTGTGTCATTCGCGATTCACATTCACATACGTG CCAATTCCACAAGGTGCCCGAATTGACGTAGCAATAAACGAATGCTATGATG GACCAACCAGACGTACGAGCGTGACGAATATCGTGGTGTGCCGTCCGAAGAGAACGAAGCCAAGCCTGTCCGAGTTTCTTGAACTTGACGAGAATGAGTTTGAAAATCAGAGGCCTTATATCACCGGCCACAACAG ACTGTATCATCACACTGTAACTTGCCTGCCTATATACCCCAAAGAAATGGATATCGATTCCGAGGGTGAGAACGACCCTAGGTGGCTGCAAACAAAGACAATGATGATGATCGATGACTTTACGGATGTGAACGAGGGCGAGAAGGAGCTGATGAAAATGTGGAACCTGCATGTGATGAAGCATGGATACGTGGGAGACTGCCAGATACCACTAGCTTGCCAAATGTTCTTAGAGAATAAGGGGAAGGAGTTGCTTATGAAGAACCTCTATCGCAACTTTGTATTGCACATGTGCAGTCTGTTTGATTTTGGACTAATCAGTCCGGTGATACTGTACCAGACCATACAGAAGCTGCAAGAAATCATGAAGGAGGGCGGCGAGGATGGAGATGTGCGTAAAGTGCTGCAGAAATCACACGAGTCTCAGGTGGATCATTGGATGGCTACAGGTGCGCATGCACATTTAATGTACGACACATTTAAAGGTGGTGTGACGGGCGGTGTTAAGATCAACTTCAACAACGACGGTTCCTCGAGCTCGTCGTCGAACGCCAGGCGAAAGACGACAACCGCCTCCATGCCGTTGGCCTCGCCCAACTCGCAGAATGCCAAGATGCACAACAATATGCATAACATCAGTACGTAA
- the LOC139809837 gene encoding methyltransferase-like protein 22 isoform X2: MHKVTSEIYTENDRISEKLGSGNAVTKFVFKCPSYMIEAEFTAGTLNYDSDDDLDVDRDREGVILIEHSVSTELSLVGLQVWRASLLLADYILSHPDSFRKQIILELGSGVGLTSIVASYLAKEVICTDINVGGILNLIKRNFLRNHTYVRSNYRIEEVNFLNLQWSKKLEERLQSANVVLAADVIYDDKITDGFVRTLMKLLHTKKKKTIYVALEKRYVFTVADLDTTAPMYEEFLRCVEKYKMNWSVDYINIDFPRYFKYDRVKHLVLMKIQNNARSVAYA, encoded by the exons ATGCATAAAGTAACGTCGGAGATATACACGGAAAACGATCGTATCTCTGAGAAGCTTGGCAGTGGCA ATGCGGTAACTAAATTCGTTTTTAAATGTCCGTCTTATATGATCGAGGCAGAATTTACAGCCGGGACGCTAAATTACGACAGTGACGATGACCTAGATGTAGATAGAGACAGAGAAGGAGTAATTCTAATAg AGCATAGCGTATCTACAGAGCTCAGTTTGGTCGGATTGCAAGTGTGGAGAGCCTCTCTCTTGTTAGCCGACTACATCCTGTCGCATCCAGACTCGTttagaaaacaaataattctaGAATTAGGATCTGGAGTCGGTCTGACCAGCATCGTGGCGAGTTACCTAGCTAAAGAAGTCATTTGCACCG ACATCAACGTGGGTGGTATATTGAATCTGATTAAACGGAATTTTCTGAGGAATCATACATACGTTAGATCGAATTATCGCATCGaggaagtaaattttttaaacttacaaTGGTCGAAAAAGTTGGAGGAGAGATTGCAAAGCGCAAATGTTGTATTGGCTGCGGACG TGATCTACGATGACAAAATCACAGACGGATTTGTCCGCACATTGATGAAACTTCTACacacgaagaagaaaaaaacaatttacgtCGCTCTTGAGAAAAGATATGTCTTTACTGTCGCCGACTTGGACACCACTGCCCCGATGTACGAAGAATTTTTACGTTGCGTAGAAAAGTACAAAATGAATTGGTCTGtggattatataaatatagattttccACGCTACTTCAAATATGATAGAGTTAAACATTTGGTTTTAATGAAGATACAAAACAATGCAAGATCTGTTGCATATGCATAg
- the LOC139809837 gene encoding methyltransferase-like protein 22 isoform X1, translating to MTSTADENAAKRARTKRKRRDDCPLETRAKMHKVTSEIYTENDRISEKLGSGNAVTKFVFKCPSYMIEAEFTAGTLNYDSDDDLDVDRDREGVILIEHSVSTELSLVGLQVWRASLLLADYILSHPDSFRKQIILELGSGVGLTSIVASYLAKEVICTDINVGGILNLIKRNFLRNHTYVRSNYRIEEVNFLNLQWSKKLEERLQSANVVLAADVIYDDKITDGFVRTLMKLLHTKKKKTIYVALEKRYVFTVADLDTTAPMYEEFLRCVEKYKMNWSVDYINIDFPRYFKYDRVKHLVLMKIQNNARSVAYA from the exons ATGCATAAAGTAACGTCGGAGATATACACGGAAAACGATCGTATCTCTGAGAAGCTTGGCAGTGGCA ATGCGGTAACTAAATTCGTTTTTAAATGTCCGTCTTATATGATCGAGGCAGAATTTACAGCCGGGACGCTAAATTACGACAGTGACGATGACCTAGATGTAGATAGAGACAGAGAAGGAGTAATTCTAATAg AGCATAGCGTATCTACAGAGCTCAGTTTGGTCGGATTGCAAGTGTGGAGAGCCTCTCTCTTGTTAGCCGACTACATCCTGTCGCATCCAGACTCGTttagaaaacaaataattctaGAATTAGGATCTGGAGTCGGTCTGACCAGCATCGTGGCGAGTTACCTAGCTAAAGAAGTCATTTGCACCG ACATCAACGTGGGTGGTATATTGAATCTGATTAAACGGAATTTTCTGAGGAATCATACATACGTTAGATCGAATTATCGCATCGaggaagtaaattttttaaacttacaaTGGTCGAAAAAGTTGGAGGAGAGATTGCAAAGCGCAAATGTTGTATTGGCTGCGGACG TGATCTACGATGACAAAATCACAGACGGATTTGTCCGCACATTGATGAAACTTCTACacacgaagaagaaaaaaacaatttacgtCGCTCTTGAGAAAAGATATGTCTTTACTGTCGCCGACTTGGACACCACTGCCCCGATGTACGAAGAATTTTTACGTTGCGTAGAAAAGTACAAAATGAATTGGTCTGtggattatataaatatagattttccACGCTACTTCAAATATGATAGAGTTAAACATTTGGTTTTAATGAAGATACAAAACAATGCAAGATCTGTTGCATATGCATAg
- the Upf3 gene encoding uncharacterized protein Upf3 isoform X1 — protein MTEEAQQQQQQSEGAGTTAGQTDSCSVPNDTQTASSDVGKAKDNKKEKCRPITKVVIRRLPPTMTQDQFLEQVSPLPEHDYMYFVKADMSLGQFAFCRAYINFMEQQDIFMFREKFDNYVFVDSKGVEYPAVVEFAPFQRLPKKRVGKKKDLKCGTIESDPYYISFLENLKNQDIDSSVAQSKTEYSYQPPDNTVKKITTTPLLEYLKLRKQEKQRLRDEKREERRRRDIERRRTKDDPVISKVLRNPDLDKESSKDDKENKEERDKLSPKELKNRTKRDEKIREKSMRDRETKPIIKGYRERVDDRNKEREIKQRRYDEKKPYGRRDEREERRIDLRDDRRYEMKEEFREPRDRKVEERRGKSYEKMRQEKKKLAETKKQIADANGDDNTNSKKAKEEHDIVQEKETGNGKESVYNGDDLRHAKDNECEPHNTAEDRITMDAVQNYQDSVEEGNGSVSAGEKDVNDEDDSEDKESKVVKRRNSLESSGEGGAGDGNCLRRHKSLDGGGQSNLQKNDNEEKEKDKKDPRLERRIRNKDRPAMEIYRPGMGKFSKQRLEREKSNDERASLSQSPTPNPSVSSAAGKSGKVSATEVRSMTFKRSITRDVA, from the exons ATGACCGAAGAagcgcagcagcagcagcagcagtccGAGGGTGCTGGGACTACTGCTGGACAGACCGACAGCTGTTCCGTGCCGAACGACACGCAGACCGCTTCGTCGGATGTCGGAAAGGCCAAAGAtaacaagaaagaaaaatgtcgTCCCATAACAAAG GTGGTGATCAGAAGGTTGCCCCCAACAATGACTCAGGATCAATTCTTAGAGCAAGTTTCTCCGCTGCCGGAACATGACTATATGTACTTCGTAAAGGCTGACATGTCCCTTGGCCAGTTTGCGTTTTGTCGCGCCTATATTAATTTCATGGAGCAACAAGACATCTTCATGTTTCGGGAGAAGTTTGATAACTACGTCTTCGTAGATTCTAAAGGTGTGGAATATCCCGCAGTAGTGGAGTTTGCACCCTTTCAAAGATTACCAAAGAAACGAGTGGGCAAGAAAAAGGATCTCAAATGCGGCACCATTGAGAGCGACCCGTATTACATAAGCttcttagaaaatttaaaaaatcaggACATTGATTCAAGTGTAGCCCaatcgaaaaccgagtattctTACCAACCACCAGACA ATACAGTGAAGAAGATCACGACAACTCCACTGCTCGAGTATTTGAAGCTTCGTAAGCAAGAGAAACAACGTCTTCGGGATGAAAAACGTGAAGAGAGGCGACGGAGGGATATAGAAAGACGGAGGACTAAAGACGATCCTGTTATTTCTAAG gttTTAAGGAATCCAGATTTGGATAAAGAATCGAGCAAAGACGATAAAGAGAACAAAGAGGAGAGGGATAAACTTTCGCCGAAGGAGCTGAAAAATAGAACTAAAAGAGACgagaaaataagagagaagtCAATGCGAGATCGAGAAACTAAACCTATCATTAAAGGGTATAGAGAGCGAGTTGACGATAGGAATAAGGAAAGAGAGATCAAGCAACGGCGATACGATGAGAAAAAGCCTTACGGAAGACGCGacgaaagagaggaaagaaggATCGATCTCCGAGACGACAGAAGGTATGAGATGAAGGAAGAGTTTAGGGAGCCCAGAGACAGAAAGGTAGAGGAAAGACGCGGAAAaagttatgaaaaaatgagacaagagaagaaaaagttgGCAGAAACGAAAAAACAGATTGCCGACGCCAACGGGGACGACAACACAAATTCAAAGAAAGCGAAGGAGGAACATGATATCGTACAGGAGAAGGAAACTGGAAACGGCAAAGAATCGGTATACAATGGAGACGATTTAAGGCATGCTAAAGACAACGAATGTGAGCCACATAATACTGCCGAGGATAGGATAACAATGGATGCGGTACAGAATTACCAGGATAGTGTGGAAGAAGGAAACGGTTCAGTCAGTGCAGGTGAAAAAG ATGTCAACGATGAGGACGATTCCGAAGATAAGGAATCGAAAGTTGTAAAGAGGCGTAATTCTCTCGAAAGTAGCGGCGAAGGCGGTGCAGGCGATGGGAATTGCTTACGGCGTCACAAATCGTTAGATGGAGGAGGCCAAAGTAACCTCCAGAAGAATGATaacgaggaaaaagaaaaagataagaaagatCCACGATTGGAGCGTAGGATACGAAATAAG GATCGTCCAGCGATGGAGATTTATCGACCTGGCATGGGCAAGTTTAGCAAGCAACGACTGGAACGCGAAAAATCCAACGACGAACGGGCATCCCTGTCGCAGAGCCCCACGCCAAATCCCAGCGTCTCTTCCGCGGCCGGCAAGTCTGGAAAAGTTAGCGCGACGGAAGTACGCTCAATGACGTTCAAACGTAGCATCACTCGTGACGTAGCATAA